A region of Flavobacterium album DNA encodes the following proteins:
- a CDS encoding copper resistance protein NlpE — MKSIQLLCLIAALAMIGCKDGEKPTATQDIAPTGATEPAMSPQMPPEKTSAAWMGKYAGVLPCWNECKGLKTEIEVRNDSTYTLSSQALGQEDKPRIFKGTFNFNTAKKTITLDAEGDHLKFLVNDGMLKKLDKFGDPEQGAPQEKYLLKKVQ, encoded by the coding sequence ATGAAAAGCATACAATTACTATGCCTGATCGCTGCCCTGGCAATGATCGGGTGCAAAGATGGTGAAAAACCCACAGCTACACAAGATATTGCACCAACCGGAGCCACCGAGCCTGCCATGTCGCCGCAAATGCCTCCTGAAAAGACAAGTGCTGCCTGGATGGGCAAATATGCCGGCGTACTCCCCTGTTGGAACGAATGCAAAGGCCTGAAAACAGAGATCGAGGTACGTAATGACAGTACTTATACACTTTCGTCACAGGCACTGGGGCAGGAAGACAAACCGCGGATATTTAAGGGCACCTTCAATTTTAATACGGCTAAAAAAACCATTACGCTTGACGCGGAAGGCGACCATCTGAAATTCCTTGTCAATGATGGTATGCTGAAAAAGCTTGATAAGTTTGGTGATCCGGAACAGGGAGCCCCGCAGGAGAAGTATTTATTGAAAAAAGTACAGTAA